From a single Rosa rugosa chromosome 7, drRosRugo1.1, whole genome shotgun sequence genomic region:
- the LOC133721279 gene encoding UDP-glycosyltransferase 73D1-like: MASQARQKEQPHFVLVPLMAQGHMIPMIDMARLFAERGVMVSLVTTPYNASRFESCISRARDQSGLPISIVKIPFPCQEVGLPMGSESLDTLPSRNLLRKFFKALSMLQEPLEKYLEDQKLQPWCIISDKALSWTSKTAQKFNIPRIVFHGMCCFSLLSSHNIKLYNAHNSVTSDSTPFVVPGLPQRIEITKAQLPGAFVTQPDLDDFRDKNQEAEAKSFGVVVNSFNALEHGCAEELEKVFDKKVWCIGPVSLCYKSNSEKFSRGNKSSIDESQCLQWLESMQPRSVIYVCLGSLCRLVPSQLIELGLGLEASGKPFIWVIKTCGKYEELEKWLMEERFEERIKGRGLLIKGWAPQVLILSSPAIGGFLTHCGWNSSIEGACSGVPMITWPLFAEQFLNEKLIIEVLKIGVRVGVEIPVRWGDEEKVGVLVKKDGVKKAIQTLMDGGEEGEKRRKRATEIREKGGRAMEQRGSSHSSMSSLIQDVRQLHEATRNKGQKL; the protein is encoded by the coding sequence ATGGCTTCACAAGCCAGGCAAAAGGAGCAGCCTCACTTTGTCTTAGTGCCTCTTATGGCACAAGGGCATATGATTCCCATGATAGACATGGCTAGGCTCTTCGCAGAGCGTGGTGTGATGGTTAGCTTGGTCACCACTCCATACAATGCCTCAAGATTTGAGTCATGCATTTCTCGAGCAAGAGATCAATCCGGACTTCCAATATCCATTGTGAAAATCCCATTTCCGTGCCAAGAAGTGGGACTTCCAATGGGGAGTGAGAGTCTTGACACCTTACCATCTCGAAACCTGCTGAGGAAGTTCTTTAAGGCTCTGAGCATGCTGCAAGAACCACTAGAAAAGTACCTTGAAGACCAGAAGCTTCAGCCATGGTGCATAATCTCGGACAAGGCCCTCTCGTGGACTTCAAAAACAGCTCAGAAGTTCAATATTCCAAGGATTGTTTTCCATGGAATGTGCTGCTTCTCACTGCTGAGCTCTCACAATATCAAACTCTATAATGCTCATAATTCTGTTACTTCTGATTCTACACCTTTTGTGGTGCCAGGGCTGCCCCAGAGGATTGAGATCACTAAGGCTCAGCTACCAGGAGCATTTGTCACGCAACCGGATTTGGATGACTTCAGGGACAAGAATCAAGAGGCTGAAGCGAAATCGTTTGGGGTGGTGGTGAATAGCTTTAATGCACTTGAACATGGGTGTGCTGAGGAGTTGGAGAAGGTGTTTGATAAAAAGGTTTGGTGCATTGGACCAGTTTCCTTATGCTACAAGAGCAATTCAGAAAAGTTTTCTAGAGGTAACAAATCCTCAATTGATGAGAGTCAATGCTTGCAATGGCTTGAATCAATGCAACCAAGGTCTGTGATCTATGTTTGTCTTGGTAGCCTTTGTAGATTAGTCCCATCACAACTGATAGAGCTTGGACTAGGCTTAGAAGCCTCAGGAAAACCCTTTATCTGGGTAATCAAAACATGTGGGAAGTATGAAGAATTGGAGAAGTGGTTAATGGAGGAGAGGTTTGAGGAAAGGATCAAAGGAAGAGGCCTTTTGATCAAGGGTTGGGCTCCCCAAGTTCTTATTCTCTCAAGTCCAGCAATTGGAGGGTTCTTAACTCATTGTGGTTGGAACTCAAGCATAGAAGGGGCATGTTCTGGTGTGCCAATGATCACATGGCCTCTATTCGCTGAGCAATTCCTTAACGAAAAATTGATCATAGAGGTTTTAAAGATCGGTGTTCGGGTTGGTGTGGAGATTCCTGTTAGATGGGGAGATGAAGAGAAAGTTGGAGTGTTGGTGAAGAAAGATGGGGTGAAGAAGGCAATACAAACACTGATGGATGgaggtgaagaaggagaaaagagaagaaagagagcaaCAGAAATTAGAGAGAAGGGGGGAAGAGCCATGGAACAAAGAGGTTCATCGCACTCAAGCATGTCTTCTTTGATTCAAGATGTTAGGCAATTACATGAAGCCACTCGAAACAAAGGTCAAAAGCTTTAA